One window from the genome of Malus domestica chromosome 01, GDT2T_hap1 encodes:
- the LOC139197279 gene encoding uncharacterized protein, with translation MRREYEEFDEKDEAWRNITYIAAMVEVMACEAIEEQPQLGGFVASFSYKPRNRKMAHETLMKNYFNPDFKRRFRMRRYVFEHLLHDVQHVNPYFRQKLDRAGHLGFSPYQKVTIALRMLAYASPADAMDDTYGMSKSTCLNNLVEFCHTIVQIYKEEYLREPNQADMDWLICKS, from the coding sequence ATGAGACGAGAATATGAGGAGTTcgatgaaaaagatgaagcatggCGCAACATAACATATATAGCAGCAATGGTTGAGGTCATGGCATGTGAAGCAATTGAAGAACAACCTCAATTGGGTGGCTTTGTTGCTAGTTtctcttacaaaccacgaaatAGAAAGATGGCACATGAGACTCTGATGAAAAACTACTTCAACCCCGATTTCAAACGTCGTTTTCGAATGAGGCGTTATGTCTTTGAGCATTTACTTCATGATGTCCAACAtgtcaatccatactttcgacAGAAGCTGGATAGAGCAGGCCACCTTGGTTTCTCACCTTATCAGAAGGTTACTATTGCACTCCGAATGTTGGCCTATGCATCCCCAGCTGATGCCATGGATGATACATATGGTATGTCTAAGTCTACATGCCTTAATAATCTTGTTGAATTCTGTCACACAATTGTTCAGATTTACAAAGAGGAGTACCTCCGTGAACCAAATCAAGCAGATATGGATTGGCTCATTTGCAAAAGCTAA